AGCTGATCGGCGAAGACCTCGTCTCGAACATGGGCTGGCCGTTCGGAGAGCTGGTGGCCTACGCGTCGCGTAACTCACGGGTCGTCCCTGGAGATGTGCTCGGCTCGGGTACCGTCGGCAACGGCGGGTGTCTGGGTGAGCTGTGGGGGCGCAACGGGTCGCTGAACCCGCCGCCGCTACAGCCGGGCGACGAGGTGCGCATGACGGTCGAGGGCATCGGCGAACTCGTGGGTACCGTCGGTGCCGCCGTGCCGGCGCCCGAGCTGCCCGCCGCGCGCGAGCGCTCGAGGGCGCGGTACCGCTGAACTGCCGACGATCGTGGGGCGGCTCAGGTCGGCAGCGCCGGTGTCAGCGTCCGGCGATGCGGTCGGCCATGTACTTGACACCCGCCGACGACGTGAAGGCGCCATCGACGGGGATCTCGGCGCCCGAAACATAGGCAGCGGCATCCGAAACCAGGAAGGCGGCGACATGCGCGACCTCATCGGGCTGCCCGGTGCGCTCCAGCGGCGTGAGGTCGAGCTGGGCGTCGAGCATCGCGGCGGGCGCGCCCGCTGTCATGTCGGTGTCGATGAATCCCGGGTGGACGATGTTGACCCGGATGCCGCGGGGCCCGTACTCGGTCGCCGCGACGTGGGTGAGGCCTCGCAGCGCCCACTTCGAGGCCGTGTAGGCGGCGGTGTAGTGCGCGGTGAGTCCGGCCGCCGAGCCGATGTTGACGATCGACGATCCTTCGGCCATGAGCGGCGCGAGCGCTTGGATGCCGAGCATGGCGCCGGTGACGTTGACGGCCAGCACACGATCCCAGTCGGCACGTGCGGTCTGCCCGAGCCGCGCGCGGTGGGTGATGCCGGCGTTGTTGATGAGGCCCTTGAGAGGAATGTCGCCAAGCGTGGAAGCGAGGTGTTCGGCGAGGATCTCCCAGCCGGCTTCGGACGTGACATCCAGACGCCGGTACGCGACGGTCGTCCCTTGGAAGGCGGCCGGCGCCTCGATGGCGAGATCGGTGGCGATCACGCGGGCGCCGGATGCCGCGAGCAGCAGCGCCTCGGCCGCGCCCTGACCGCCGGCGGCGCCGGTGACGACCACGGTGCGTCCTTCGAGTCCCGGATACGTCATCGTCGACACTCCCTCTCGCTCCGGCATCCGACGTTACGCGCCGACGCTCGCCCCGGGAACCGTCGGCAGGTGATGACGCGCATCGAGAGTGGTGATGCGGCTGTGGTCATGGCCCGAGATCGTCTACAAAAAACTTCACGCGTGTCGAAAACCAGCGATCGCGGCGACCGGAGTCAGAAGTCCAATTGGTCAACCGGTGTTACGCTTGGTGGGACGCGCGGAGCGACAGCTGCCGTCATATGAGGAGATGTAGTGACCCGCATTGCGACACGGAGCCGCGCAGCGCGCCCCCGGACGATCGTCACAGCCGATCCCGAGCTTGACGATCTGAACTCGATGATCCGCTTCCTGCTCTACAGCAACGATGTCGAGATCGAGGGACTCGTCTACGCGAGCAGCCGGTACCACTGGCGCGGAGACGGCGAGGGCGCCGAGTACTTCCTGCCCGACCGCGAATACGACCGGCCGCAGACATCCTGGCGGTGGGCGCCGGGCGAACGATTCATCGACGACGCCGTCGACGCGTACGCCCAGGTGCACGAGAACCTCGTCGTGCACGACCCGCGCTATCCATCGCCCGACACACTTCGCTCAGTGGTACGGATGGGCAACGTCGACTTCGAGGGCGACACTTCGACGGAATCACCCGGTTCGCAGCTCATCACCGATGTCCTGCTCGATGACCGTCCGGGACCGGTGCACCTGCAGATGTGGGCAGGGCCGGCCACAGTCGCGCGTGCCCTGATGTCGATCGAAGAACGCTACGGCGAGACCGCGGAGTGGGAGCGGGTGCGCGCCGAGGTCTCGGCGAAGGCCATCATCACCAAGTTCGCCTCGCAGGACTCCACCTATGACGACTACATCCTTCCGGTGTGGCCGGACATCCGGGTGATTGAGACCGCGATGTCCGCCTGGGGGTACCTGACGCGCAAGACCATCGAACCCACCGACAGGCATCTGCTGGGCGCCGAGTGGATGCGCGCGAACGTGACCGGTGTCGGCCCGCTGGGTGCCCTTTACCGGGTCTGGGGCGATGGGCGCCAGATGGTGCCCGGCGATGTCGCCGACTATTTTCACCTCTCCGGACATTCCAGCGATGAGCTGCGCGCCATGGGGTATCGGGTGTGGGTCGAGCCGCAGCCTGCCGGCGAGTGGATCTCTGAGGGCGACACGACCAACATGCTGAACCTCATTGTGCCCGGGCTGCGCGGGCACGAGCACCCGACGTTCGGTGGCTGGGGTGGTCGGTCCCGGCGCACTGGCGTGGGCCCCGACACGTGGGAGCCGCTGGGCGGCTTCTTCGGTTCGGGTGACGGCGACGAGTCGTCGGTCACCGGCTGGTTCGCCCACGCGCAGGCGGACTTCGCGGCCCGACTGCGATGGTCGGTGACGCCGTCGTTCGGCGGTGTGAACCACCACCCGATGCTGCGCATCGAGCAGGGACTCGACCTGGCCGTCTCGGCAGGACAGCGCGTCGAGTTGACCGCGCAGGTGGACGACCCTGACGGCGACGCGGTCTCGTGCCAATGGTGGTGCGACGCCGAGGCCGGTGAGACCGCCGTTGTCGACGTGCAGGCGAATGCCACAGCGGTGGTGGTGCGGGTGCCGGCGGATGCCGCGCCCGGCGCCACCATCCACGTCATCGTGGCGGCCACCGACGACGCGCCCGAACCGCTCTCTGCGTGGCAGCGCGTCGTGCTCACCGTGCGCTGACCCACCCCCTCGCGGTATGCGGTCGCATCACCTTCGCGGCCGCGCGCGGGGGTCACGCCGACGCGAGGGTGGAGCCGCGCGCGGGCTGAGAGTGATCGATTGCGACCCAGCCGTCGGCTGGGATATGGGCGTGGATCGTCGCGCCGGCGACCTCGATCGTGAGGGCACGGTCTGCCGGGCCGAGGTTCGCCGCCAGCACCCGCGTGTGGCCGTCCGCATCGCGCACGCCAAGCGCCCACAGCAGTCCGTCCGGACTAGGCCCCCACTGCAGCTCACCGGGCGCGAGCGCAGCAAGGGCGTCGATTGCAGCGGCGACGGGGAAGGCGGCGCCCGACGACGAATGGATGCCGCGTGGCCCCCATTCCTCGAAGAAGGTGAGCGATGCCACGCCGGGCACCGCGAGGGCGGCGGCGCTCGCGATCGTCCAGGCCGCCAGTTCGGGGACACGCTGGCGCACATCGTCGATCCCGGTGTGCTCGGCCCCGTAGCCCTCGGCCAGATCGGCGCCGGTCGGCGCCGGCTCGGGGGCCGTCGCGACGTCGTTGAAGCGTGGCCGCAGGGTCACCGGGCCGATGTGGACCGGCGTCCCCCCGGCATCGGCGACCGTCTGCATCGCGATCAGGCGCTGCATCGCGACAGCCTCGACGAGCTGCTCGGTGCTCGTCGCGTGGAACAGCGGCGTGGTCGCGGTGACGATGCCGTCGAGATCCGAGGGCAGTCGCCATCGCTCGCGGTTGAGCTCGGTGAAGTGCGAGCGGGCGCCGCCGACCACCGGCGCCCTCACGTCAGCAGCCGCCAGCGCACGACGCAGCGACGCGACCGCCTCGACGTCGGAGACGTGGCGCGCGACGCCGGTCCGGTGGAACACTCCGACGCGGGCCAGATCGTGATCGCGCAGGGCCCGCGCGGCACGGACGGGAACCGTCGGGTCGGCCGGATCGAGAATGAACCGCACGTCCAGCGCCCGGCCTGTCGCCGTCGCCCGGTGTAGCGCCGCTGGCCACGACGGCGTCGCCAGATCGAGTTCGACCAGACGCACGTCGCCGACGCGGGGAATCGTCGCCGGCGCCGGGTCAGGGCCGGTCGCTGCGCCCAGTCCGAGTTGCGGGAACGGGCCGCCGCTCGTGAGCACGATCCGGTCGGGCTCGGCGCGGGCGTCGGGATCGCCCGCTGGGCTCACCTCGACCGTCACCGTCTGGCGGACGTGCTCGCCGGGAGTGATCGTGTAAGGGAAGGGTAGTGCGAGAGGACGGCTGTAGGTCTTGAAGGATGCGTCTGACCAGTTGCGCTGGTCCTCCATCTCGAACACGTCACCTGCGAAGTTGACGGAGATCATCATGCCGTCATCGGTCCAGGCGAGGGTGGCGATGTCGGACACCGGCTGGTGGGGGCTGATCGCTTCCGGGAAGCGGGTTCGCTTCTGGCGGCCGTCCGTGTGTCCAACGTGCAGGTCGACGCCTGCGGCCTGGTGCGGGTGCAGCACGACCAGTCCGGTGCGGTTCGTCGCGAAGCCGTCGGGCGCGGCGAGATCCATCGAGACCACGAGGCGGTCGCCATCGGCATCGACTCGCACGACACCGCGCAGATCGGCATCCTGCCCTTCGGTGTGCACGTGCAGTTCGAAGCCGTCGGGACCCTCTTCGATGGCGTCGACGACCAGGTCGGGTGTCGCCCAGCCGCTGTCGCGCACGACGGCGCGCACGCTGCGCAGCACGCGGCGCCCTTCGAATGCGATGTCGGCGATCTCGTCACCGCGCACCTCGATCGACCAGGCCCCGCGCTGCCACGGCCGTGCCGCCGTGTGCCATGCCATCAGAGCGCAGTCATGCCGCCGTCGACGGCGAAGAGTGAGCCTGTTGCGAACTCGGCGTCGTCGGAGGCGAGGAACACCATGATTCCCTCGACGTCGCGCGGAGCGCCGGCGCGGCCGAGCGGGATCCGGCCGATGATGGCCGCCCGAGACTCCGGGTCCGAGGTGATGGTGCTGACCAGGGTCGTCTCCGTGTATGCGGGGACTACTGTGTTGACGCGGATGCCCCGATCGGCATAGGCAGCCGCCGCTGTCCGTGCGAGCCCGTGGATGCCGGCCTTCGTTGTGCTGTACGCGGTGAAGTCTCTGCCTTCGCCGTTGATGCCGGTCGGGCTGCCGGTGAGGATGATCGACCCCCCGCCGGTCGCGAGCATCGAGCGCACCGCGTGCTTGACGGTGAGGAAGGTGCCGGTCAGGTTGATGTCGAGGGTGCGCTTCCAGACGTCGAGGTCGAGGTCAGCGGCGGGGGCGTCCTGGCCGAACAACTGCACCCCGGCATTGGCGACGACGACGTCGGGCGCCCATCGTTCGGCGGCGAGGCCGGCGAACGCGGACTCGACGGCCTGCTCGTCGGAGATGTCCATCACCGCGGCGCGCGCCGCCTCGCCGATCAGCGTGGCGGCCGCGGCCGCGGCATCCGCATCGCGATCGGCGATCACGACGCGCGCGCCCTCGGCGGCGAACCGCGTGGCCACGGCCAGCCCAATGCCCGATCCGGCGCCGGTGACCAGCGCGGTCTTACCTTCCAATCGCATCATGCTCTTGTCCTACCGTTCGATGTGGTCCAGGTGCAGCATGCGGGCGAGGTTGCGGTCGAGCTCGTCGTCGCGGAAGATCTTCTTCCAGTCTTCCTTGATGATGCTCTCGCGACCGTAGCCCATGGCGATGAGGCAGGCGTCGCTGAACGGGTTGTCGCCGCGCAGCCCGTTGGCCAGGGCGACCTGGGTGTGGCCGTAGAGAATGCTGCGGGCCGCGGCCTCGGGGACGCCCATGGTGTGGATGGCCTCGTCGAGTGCTTCGTTCAGCAGTGAGCCGATCATGCAGGCGACGGTCTCCACGAGGGTCGGTTCGAGTTGTGCGAGCTGTTTGATCGTGACCCAGTGCACGTCGATGACGGGGGCGTAGATGGCGCGGACGGTCTCTTCGACGATGTGCTTCTTGTCGTCGTCGTCGGACTCGATCGCCGCGATCGCGTCCTGTGGGGCGGCGATGCCGCCGAAGGTGTCTGCCCACTGTTCTTTCGTGGTGCGCTCCAGGAACACGGACGGGTGGCAGGGGTGGGCGACGGCCTGGATGACGTCTTCGCGGGTCGTGAGCAGTCCCGCATAGGCGGCGGCCGGGTCGAGGGTCAGCACGATCGCGCCGGACTTGAGCTGGGGGACGAGGTCGGCGGTGACCGGGCCCAGGGCCAGGTCGGGCACGGCGAGGACGACGATGTCGGCATCGGCGACCGCGGTTCCGGCATCCGTCAGTTCGCGACCGGCGTCGCGGGTGCGCTGCTGCCCGGCGGGGGAGGTCTCGACGTAGTGGACGATGTGGTCGGTCTTCACGAGGTTGTCGGACACGCGCATGCCCATCTTCCCGCCTGCTCCGATGACGGCGATGGTGTGGCTCATGGGGTGCTCCTCAGGTAGTCCAGGGTGGTGCGGGTCCATTCCCGCTCGGTGCGGATGGTGGTCTCGGCGTCGCCTTGCCAGGGCAGCCAGTGCTCGACGATCTCGTTGATGCCGCGCTCCCGCGGGCGGACGGTCTCGAGCAGGTGGGGGTAGTCATGAAGCCCCGCGCCCATCGGGGCGCCGGAGTAGGTGAAGCCGACCCAGCCGGGCTGGCGGTCGAACGCGAAGTCCTTCACGTGGATGTCGGCGACCAGCGCGGCGGTCTGCTCGACGCAGTCGCGGGGCTGCTCGAGTCGGGCGACGATGTTGGCCGCGTCGAGGCAGATGCCCAGCTGCGGGCTGCCGAACGATTCCACGAGCCGCACCAGGTCGGCCGTCGCAACCTGCTCGTAGGTCTCCAGCGCAAGTGTCACGCCGGCGGTTTCGTACTGTGGCAGGGCGGTGCGCAGCCAGCGCTCGGCCTCGGTCATCGTCGGCCGCGAGTCGGGGCTGTGCAGCATGCTGCGCACGAGCGAGGCGTCGAAGACGGTGGCGAGGTCGAGGAAGCGCTCGAGCCGCTCCGGGGCGATGCCTTTCGTCCCGAGCTCGATTGTCAGACCCAGGTTGAGGGCAGCGGACGCCGCGTCGCGCAGCTGTGCGGTATCCATGTGCTCGAGGGGGGCGTAGTCGCAGATCTGGAACAGGTCGACCCCGAGCGCTCGGGTCTCCTCGAACGCGCCGATCAGGGTCAGCGGCTCGGGGACACGGTCGGAGTGCTGCCAATAGAAGGCGTAGCTGCCGAGCCCGATCATGCTGCGCGTCTCCGGATGGCGAGCGTGACCGCTTCGTCGAGCACCGCGGCCAGCGCCGAGGGATCATGGGCGAAACGGCCGAGGAACAGTCCGTCGACGTCGTCGCCCAGACGGGTCAGCAGGCCGGGGCCGGCGGAGCCGCCGTATATGACCTGCGAGCCGTTCCGGGCGGGGTCGGCGGCGAGGGCGTCCCGCAGGCCGCGGGTGACGGTGGTGATGTGTTCGGGGGAGGCGGGTTCGGCGGCACCGATCGCCCAGACCGGTTCGTAGGCGACCACGATCGGGCCGGCCGAGGCGCCGGCCAGGTCGGCGGTCAGCTGCGCGACGGTCGCGGCGGCTGCCGCCGCGGCATCCGTGCTCGCGGTCTCGCCGACACACACCACGGGAGTGATGTGGTGACGGAGGGATGCCGCGACCTTGGCGGTCACGTCCTGATCGGTCACGCCGAACAGCCGGCGTCGCTCGGCGTGGCCGACTTCGGCGTAGCGGACGTCGGACTCGGCGAGCTCGGCCGCCGTGATCTCGCCGGTGTAGGGGCCGGGCTCGAACGCCGAGACGTCCTGGGCGCCGATGGCGATGCCGGTGCCGCGCAGGCCGTCGTGCGCGTCGCCGAGCTGCAGGTAGGTCGGGAGGACGAAGACGTCGACCAGCGCATCGCGCAGGGCCGAATGGTCGCGCAGCTGCGCGGCGACTTCGCCGAACCACGTAGCGGCCTGCCGGCGCCCGAAGTACGCCTTCAGGCTCACGCCGATCGTCACCCGCCTCATCAGCAGGAACCGGTGGACTCGTACTCGTCGATCACGCCGACCTTCGCAGCTGACGCGCTGGTCGTGTCGAAGCGGTAGGTCAGCCATTCGCGCACAAGACGGCGGGCGAGCTCGATGCCGACGACCCGCTGACCCATCGTGAGGATCTGGGCGTCGTTGGAGAGCACGCCCCGCTCGACCGAGAACGAATCGTGGGCGGTGACGGCACGGATGCCGGCGACCTTGTTCGCCGCGATCGCGACACCCAGGCCCGTGCCGCAGATGAGCAGGGCTCGGTCGGCGTCACCGCGGGCGACGCGCTCGGCCGCTTCAATCGCGACCTTCGGGTACGGCGTGTGTCCGTCGGCGGCCACGCCGACGTCGAAGACGCTGGCGACGCCGTCGCTGGCCTCGAGGTCCCTCTTCAGGATCTCTTTGTAGTCGAAGCCGGCGTCGTCGCAGCCGATGACGATGCGCAGAGGTTCAGGCACGTCGGGTTCCTTCCTGGGCCGCGGCGAGCACATCGCCGATGGCGGTCACGATGAGGGCGAGCGAGTGCGCGCCCGGGTCGGGGGTGCCGACGCTGTGGTGCCCGTGGGTGCGGGCGCGTCCCATGCGGGGCAGCAGGTCGGCGGTCGCGGTTGCCGCCGCGGTGGCACGCTCGGCGGCGGAGCGCCACGAGACGGCGAGGGAGCCTCCGGCCGTGGCTGCGCGATCCAGTTCGGCGCTGAAGGGAACGAGAGCATCGATGAGGGTCTTGTCACCTACGACCGCCTTGCCGTAGGCCATGACACCCTGTGACCCGGCGGCCACCCCGGCAGCGACCGTCGCGGCATCGGGCCGGCCCTCGTCGCCGAGGGCGTCGGCGACGTGCGTGAGGATGACGCCCCACAGCGCGCCGGAGGTGCCTCCGGCTTTGTCGGCCCACGCGTCGGCCGCGCGGGTGAGGACTGTGCGCGCGCCCGCGCCGGCTTCGGCGGCGGCGCTCCCCGCGGCCAGGGCGGCACGCGAGCCACGCTGCATCCCGATCCCGTGATCGCCGTCGCCGGCGATCGCGTCCATGCGGCCCAATTCGTCCGCATGGGCGTCGACGATAGCGGCGATGGTCTCGAGGACGGCGCGGACGGTGGCGGCGACCGCGACCGAATCGGCGTCGCCCTGCGTCAGCTCCTCAGCCGCATCAACGTGCGCCGTGGCATCCGCACGCTTGGCGGGAGCGACCGAGCCTCGGCGGTATGCCGGGGTGTCGACCGGTGTCTCCCAGAGCTCGGCGAGTTCGTCGTCGAGCCAGAACAGCGTCAGCGAGGTGCCGGCCATGTCGAAGCTGGTGCAGTACTCGCCCACGTGCGGGTCGACGACTTTGAGGCACGCGTCGGCGAGCAACTCAGCAATGCGCCGGTAAACGACGAACAGTTCCTCGTACTTCAATGATCCGAGCCCGTTCAGTACCGGGATCACGCGCCCGTCGGCGCCGTCCGGGCGCTCCGTAAGCAGGCGACTCACGAGCAGTTCGGCAAGCTCATCGGCAGTGGGGATGTCGGTCTCGTCGATGCCGGGCTCGCCATGGATGCCTAAACCGATCGCCATCCGGCCGGATGGCACGGTGAACAGCGGCTCGGCTGCGCCGGGCAGGGTGCACCCCGTGAAGGCGACGCCGACCGAGCGGGTCCGGTCGTTCGCGTGTCGTGCCACGCGCGCGACGTCCGCGAGGTCGTACCCGGCTTCGGCGGCAGCGGCGGCCGTGCGGAACACGGTCAGGTCACCGGCGATTCCACGACGTCGGTGCGCCTCGTCGGGGCGTGCGCTGACGATGTCGTCGGTGACGGCGACCGTGTCACAGGCGATGCCCTCGACCCGCAGCCGATCCTGCGCGGCGTCGAAGTTGAGGACGTCGCCGGCGTAGTTGCCGTACGAGAAGAACACGCCGCCGCCCGTGTCGGCTGCTTTCGCGACCGACACGATCTGCTGCGTGGAAGGGGAAGCGAACAGGTTGCCCATGGCGGCCCCGTGGGCAAGGCCCTGGCCGACCAGACCGCCGAAAGCGGGGTAGTGTCCCGAGCCGCCGCCGACGACGACCGCGACCTGACCGGCCGGCGACACAGTGTTGCGCACGACCCCACCGGGAACCCGGCGCACGTATCTCTCGTTCGCCGCGACGAAGCCGGCGATCATCTCATCCGCGAAGTCGGCGGGGTCGTTCCAGAGGCGGGTCATGCGGGGTCCTGTCGGTGTCGCGGCGCTGGCGTGCCTTCCACATAGTGACAAACCGGTTGACCAATTGCAAGTTTCGACCGCCGATCCGCGGTAGGTTGGTCGCATGCCCGCATATCCCGGTGGCCGCGCCGACGAGATCTCCGCGGCGCTCGGTGCGCTGCCCAGCGGCACGCCTGTCTCCGAGGTCGCGCGTCGCCTGCTCGACCTGTTCACGAGCGGATCGATCGAGCCCGGCACCCGGCTGCCTCCCGAGCGGCAGCTCGCGGTGACGCTCGGCGTGGGGCGATCCGCGGTGCGCGAGGCGCTCGCCGCCCTCGAGATCCTAGGGATCGTCGACGTGCGCCCGGGCTCCGGCACCTACCTCCGCGGCCGGCCGAGCGAGCTGCTGCCGCAGACGCTGCGGTGGGGGCTGCTGATCGGCGAGCGCAACACCGCGCAGCTGCTGGAGCTGCGCTCGGGGCTCGAGATCTACGTCGCGCGCCTCGCCGCAGGCCGGGCCGGCGCCACCGACCTCACCGCACTCGAGGCCACGCTCGCCCGCATGCGGACAACGGTCGCCGACCTCAAGAACTTCGCGCGCGCCGACCTCGAGTTCCACCACGCGCTTGCCTCGGCCGCCGACAACGCCACGCTGGTCGACCTGTTGCACGTCGTGCGCTCGCTGCTGCAGGTCTACGCCGACCGAGCCGTGCACGACGAGGGCGCGGCCCGGCTGGCCGTCGCCGAGCACGATGCGGTTTTCCAGGCGATCGCGGCCGGCGATGCAGATGCCGCAGCCTCGGCGATGGCGGTCCATATGGCGACGGCCGCCGCGCGCATCGCCGCAGAGACCGGCACGCGCTGAGCCCACGTGGCGCGTCTCGCGCCGTGTGCGCTTCCTCTCGCTCCGGCATCCGACGCCACACGCCCACGCACGCCTCGGGAAATGTCGGCAGGTGATGCCGCGCATCGAGAGCGGTACGGGCCGCGTGACGTCGAGCTCGTCGCTACAGCCGCACCGTGAGGTGGCGCTCGAGCGTCTGGCGGATGAATGCCGACTGCGACGTCGCGCCGGCGCGGAACAGCGCCTGCAACTGGATGCCGTCGGACGCGGCGACGTAGGACTGCGCGGCCGTGGCCGGATCGGTGTCGTCGCGCAGCTGGCCGTGCGCCGCGGCATGGGCGAACGCGGCCTCCACATGGTGCAGCACCAGGTCGTAGCGCCCCCGGAAGTACTCGTGTGCGGGGTGGCCGGCAGTGGTGGCCTCGGCGGCCATGATCGTATACAGCCGTGTGCGTTCGAGGTCCTTCTCGTCGCGCTCGGCGATCTCGAGGATGCCGCGGAGGACGTCGATGCCCTGCCGGTCGCGCAGGTGGGTGTTGGCGTCGTGGTCGCGGTCTTCGAAAACGGCCTCCAGCAGCGCCTCCTTGGTGGGGAAGTGGTGGGTCACTCCGGGTGCCGTG
This DNA window, taken from Microbacterium invictum, encodes the following:
- a CDS encoding ribose-5-phosphate isomerase — translated: MPEPLRIVIGCDDAGFDYKEILKRDLEASDGVASVFDVGVAADGHTPYPKVAIEAAERVARGDADRALLICGTGLGVAIAANKVAGIRAVTAHDSFSVERGVLSNDAQILTMGQRVVGIELARRLVREWLTYRFDTTSASAAKVGVIDEYESTGSC
- a CDS encoding FadR/GntR family transcriptional regulator, whose protein sequence is MPAYPGGRADEISAALGALPSGTPVSEVARRLLDLFTSGSIEPGTRLPPERQLAVTLGVGRSAVREALAALEILGIVDVRPGSGTYLRGRPSELLPQTLRWGLLIGERNTAQLLELRSGLEIYVARLAAGRAGATDLTALEATLARMRTTVADLKNFARADLEFHHALASAADNATLVDLLHVVRSLLQVYADRAVHDEGAARLAVAEHDAVFQAIAAGDADAAASAMAVHMATAAARIAAETGTR
- a CDS encoding TetR/AcrR family transcriptional regulator; the encoded protein is MSSATAPSPPTGRRGAYRKTAQRRSQIIDAAAHVFAHVGFRNSTLSEIAKRVGLTAPGVTHHFPTKEALLEAVFEDRDHDANTHLRDRQGIDVLRGILEIAERDEKDLERTRLYTIMAAEATTAGHPAHEYFRGRYDLVLHHVEAAFAHAAAHGQLRDDTDPATAAQSYVAASDGIQLQALFRAGATSQSAFIRQTLERHLTVRL
- a CDS encoding sugar phosphate isomerase/epimerase family protein → MIGLGSYAFYWQHSDRVPEPLTLIGAFEETRALGVDLFQICDYAPLEHMDTAQLRDAASAALNLGLTIELGTKGIAPERLERFLDLATVFDASLVRSMLHSPDSRPTMTEAERWLRTALPQYETAGVTLALETYEQVATADLVRLVESFGSPQLGICLDAANIVARLEQPRDCVEQTAALVADIHVKDFAFDRQPGWVGFTYSGAPMGAGLHDYPHLLETVRPRERGINEIVEHWLPWQGDAETTIRTEREWTRTTLDYLRSTP
- a CDS encoding phosphogluconate dehydrogenase C-terminal domain-containing protein — translated: MSHTIAVIGAGGKMGMRVSDNLVKTDHIVHYVETSPAGQQRTRDAGRELTDAGTAVADADIVVLAVPDLALGPVTADLVPQLKSGAIVLTLDPAAAYAGLLTTREDVIQAVAHPCHPSVFLERTTKEQWADTFGGIAAPQDAIAAIESDDDDKKHIVEETVRAIYAPVIDVHWVTIKQLAQLEPTLVETVACMIGSLLNEALDEAIHTMGVPEAAARSILYGHTQVALANGLRGDNPFSDACLIAMGYGRESIIKEDWKKIFRDDELDRNLARMLHLDHIER
- a CDS encoding SDR family NAD(P)-dependent oxidoreductase, with the protein product MTYPGLEGRTVVVTGAAGGQGAAEALLLAASGARVIATDLAIEAPAAFQGTTVAYRRLDVTSEAGWEILAEHLASTLGDIPLKGLINNAGITHRARLGQTARADWDRVLAVNVTGAMLGIQALAPLMAEGSSIVNIGSAAGLTAHYTAAYTASKWALRGLTHVAATEYGPRGIRVNIVHPGFIDTDMTAGAPAAMLDAQLDLTPLERTGQPDEVAHVAAFLVSDAAAYVSGAEIPVDGAFTSSAGVKYMADRIAGR
- a CDS encoding dihydroxyacetone kinase family protein → MTRLWNDPADFADEMIAGFVAANERYVRRVPGGVVRNTVSPAGQVAVVVGGGSGHYPAFGGLVGQGLAHGAAMGNLFASPSTQQIVSVAKAADTGGGVFFSYGNYAGDVLNFDAAQDRLRVEGIACDTVAVTDDIVSARPDEAHRRRGIAGDLTVFRTAAAAAEAGYDLADVARVARHANDRTRSVGVAFTGCTLPGAAEPLFTVPSGRMAIGLGIHGEPGIDETDIPTADELAELLVSRLLTERPDGADGRVIPVLNGLGSLKYEELFVVYRRIAELLADACLKVVDPHVGEYCTSFDMAGTSLTLFWLDDELAELWETPVDTPAYRRGSVAPAKRADATAHVDAAEELTQGDADSVAVAATVRAVLETIAAIVDAHADELGRMDAIAGDGDHGIGMQRGSRAALAAGSAAAEAGAGARTVLTRAADAWADKAGGTSGALWGVILTHVADALGDEGRPDAATVAAGVAAGSQGVMAYGKAVVGDKTLIDALVPFSAELDRAATAGGSLAVSWRSAAERATAAATATADLLPRMGRARTHGHHSVGTPDPGAHSLALIVTAIGDVLAAAQEGTRRA
- a CDS encoding triose-phosphate isomerase; amino-acid sequence: MSLKAYFGRRQAATWFGEVAAQLRDHSALRDALVDVFVLPTYLQLGDAHDGLRGTGIAIGAQDVSAFEPGPYTGEITAAELAESDVRYAEVGHAERRRLFGVTDQDVTAKVAASLRHHITPVVCVGETASTDAAAAAAATVAQLTADLAGASAGPIVVAYEPVWAIGAAEPASPEHITTVTRGLRDALAADPARNGSQVIYGGSAGPGLLTRLGDDVDGLFLGRFAHDPSALAAVLDEAVTLAIRRRAA
- a CDS encoding SDR family NAD(P)-dependent oxidoreductase is translated as MMRLEGKTALVTGAGSGIGLAVATRFAAEGARVVIADRDADAAAAAATLIGEAARAAVMDISDEQAVESAFAGLAAERWAPDVVVANAGVQLFGQDAPAADLDLDVWKRTLDINLTGTFLTVKHAVRSMLATGGGSIILTGSPTGINGEGRDFTAYSTTKAGIHGLARTAAAAYADRGIRVNTVVPAYTETTLVSTITSDPESRAAIIGRIPLGRAGAPRDVEGIMVFLASDDAEFATGSLFAVDGGMTAL
- a CDS encoding nucleoside hydrolase-like domain-containing protein, with the protein product MTRIATRSRAARPRTIVTADPELDDLNSMIRFLLYSNDVEIEGLVYASSRYHWRGDGEGAEYFLPDREYDRPQTSWRWAPGERFIDDAVDAYAQVHENLVVHDPRYPSPDTLRSVVRMGNVDFEGDTSTESPGSQLITDVLLDDRPGPVHLQMWAGPATVARALMSIEERYGETAEWERVRAEVSAKAIITKFASQDSTYDDYILPVWPDIRVIETAMSAWGYLTRKTIEPTDRHLLGAEWMRANVTGVGPLGALYRVWGDGRQMVPGDVADYFHLSGHSSDELRAMGYRVWVEPQPAGEWISEGDTTNMLNLIVPGLRGHEHPTFGGWGGRSRRTGVGPDTWEPLGGFFGSGDGDESSVTGWFAHAQADFAARLRWSVTPSFGGVNHHPMLRIEQGLDLAVSAGQRVELTAQVDDPDGDAVSCQWWCDAEAGETAVVDVQANATAVVVRVPADAAPGATIHVIVAATDDAPEPLSAWQRVVLTVR